In Pirellulales bacterium, the sequence AAACGCCGCAAATAACTCAAGAGTCTCCGCCGCTCCGCTTGGGAAAAGCTCGTAAGTAACAGAGCCTCGCGTTCCAGTGCGCTAACGATGATCCGATCGTGCAGGGCCATTCCGGCGGAATTCAGTCTCAGAAAGTTTCTTCTGTTGTCGGCGGCATCGCTGCTCACATCAAGATAGCGCAGCTTCTTCAAGACATTGATGGCACGGCTCACACTTCCCGCGGTCACCCCTGAAAGTAGCGAGATGTCCTTGCCGGTGATACCAGGGTCCGCAGCCAGAAGCGCCATCACTCTCCATTCCATGATGCCCAACTGATAGTGCCGCATGTACGCCTGCGATGCGCTGGCAACTATCTTATTGCTGATGGCGACCATCAGGAATGGCACGCTTGCATTGCGATCCATGAATTGCACACTGGGCTGGGTGCCAATTCTGCGCCGGGATCGAGGAGCGGATGCGCCTGGACTCTTAGGCATCGAGCCCTCAGGCGAGAAGCAAGGATTTGCGATGCGTTTCGACACCCAGGAAGGAGTAGCTCAATCCGACAACCAGACAACAGGCGGCCAGAAACAGAAATGCCGGTTGTACCGCTGTCTGCGTTGCCTTGGGAGTCACAAGATTGTGCGTACCAGCAATGATGCCCAGGGCCAACGGCCCCATGATCTTGCCGATTCCCGCC encodes:
- a CDS encoding helix-turn-helix domain-containing protein; translated protein: MDRNASVPFLMVAISNKIVASASQAYMRHYQLGIMEWRVMALLAADPGITGKDISLLSGVTAGSVSRAINVLKKLRYLDVSSDAADNRRNFLRLNSAGMALHDRIIVSALEREALLLTSFSQAERRRLLSYLRRLLANIALVCNADAQQLPRLSALQE